A section of the Vespa velutina chromosome 6, iVesVel2.1, whole genome shotgun sequence genome encodes:
- the LOC124950160 gene encoding zinc finger protein 236-like isoform X7: MHITAYIFFIMSFAVDCINFALLLICSRVFHLALGIGAQYYKAQLDAHLKLHGEKSLTEEVRKCKLCNKQFVQPALYRLHIREHYKLQTKIVKQTKKGTKHKIMYKCTICLKSFQKPSQLMRHIRVHTGEKPFKCTVCNRAFTQKGSLQIHMWQHDGIRPHICTLCNARFSQKGNLNAHILRVHSAPEGESIYGCSYCPCIFKKLGSLNGHMKRMHSNLPEETTSKCESSTEADMRATVDSVISQLASLESGIANVANSTQSETTTENRNDILQEALNNSGLPSKEKNLSNETMDSKKVEAKTTYVTLLDRAPDGTMRKYLTIKQRCIGNIRWYACSFCHKEFKKPSDLIRHLRVHTQEKPFKCSYCFRSFALKSTMIAHERTHTGTKKYACGSCDKTFACHSSLTTHTRLHTKPHKCTVCDKSFSSSAVLKSHMKSHSKGKSNISPEAESLVPQIILQEPLVISDAGNKISVAHVQSKQKHVYDSADVARPHKCWICHAAFRKISHLKQHHRRHTGERPFKCPKCDRRFTSNSVLKSHLHTHDDARPYSCTVCNTKFSTQSSMKRHLVTHSNKRPFMCPYCHKTFKTSVNCRKHMKIHKHELAQRQLEQQKKQQQIKDVPKTLNKDKGTILPENIALSEEMEVSFQPQMAPDFALAFSDQFQNITEKEKTFLTTDRTQPVINSNLSTNLPTIETNNLPTSQTLNTDETATITIPNYTGDQSLTPESIREIEETFNQQLFNIGMNLGLGNNLPRPIDDTNTNTLEQREQPVLNIIYDNNKNLESSANTMFTSQFDSFDISQITLQPDTEIDIGLNTENSENMANILTRSIQERQEINTITIENNTNDNHIKTPKQLMILGPKQTGSETAVKLPQSCPRYPKVIAKADTTDTTDIEIMNLTNSTEIQMINDCNKKHQENIVCHEHGNNTLHLKCDLNNENFQDTLQLNAHSKLHSPSNIIYTDINGCSSQCDSLLQCHICSEQGFTTEELKEHLQTHRGIKGFQCTECSLKFCTSGGLSRHLKLHKSKEQWKCTICQQVFVSKAQLKSHNKMHDNSLNGSSLESDKLQKENISINKTISIDSTSNNKISFDSKTLSNKSVKLDDKISLNDKMGNDSSVSEKVLLDTVAEKKIMDQIDGSAEKKETKQYINKCKYCPKTFRKPSDLIRHIRTHTGERPYKCDHCSKSFAVKCTLDSHMKVHSGKKTFCCHVCNSLFATKGSLKVHMRLHTGSKPFRCSICDLRFRTSGHRKVHLLKHVRQHKGTTKRKQKHMKVSAVTEATLDLEKSIEGVVHLVTTDNDVSTSSNVDYSNLDTISIDTNNLVNQINLNNDAMILNNNSIVSLNENNQLVANLHFLLANGFVTIQTDDTSPSPTTAAAAPPPLVPISDANIIQNETKLPEFVNTAPIQESYIDTGTKHVVITNETSTREALPTTHVSTDSNNDMSITQLEYTNATTNKTHETIKKQTNKSNSSKQRACDICGKTFMKPYQVERHKRIHTGERPFKCELCTKSFAQKATLQMHQKHHTGDRPHACPCCEFTFSQRGNLRTHLRRVHRLDLISAKKLKTSQQVLSAKLIQNNIGETKILSLDDIAFVQFVK, translated from the exons atGCACATTACTGCC TATATCTTCTTCATAATGTCGTTCGCCGTGGACTGCATCAATTTTGCTCTTCTACTGATCTGCTCTCGTGTCTTTCATCTCGCTCTTGGAATCGGTGCGCAGTATTATAAG gcCCAATTGGACGCGCACTTGAAGTTACATGGTGAAAAATCATTAACAGAGGAAGTGCGAAAGTGTAAGCTTTgcaataaacaatttgttcaGCCTGCTTTATATAGACTTCATATTCGTGAACATTATAAG CTACAGACGAAGATAGTCAAGCAgacgaaaaaaggaacgaaacaTAAGATTATGTATAAGTGTACGATATGTTTGAAGTCGTTTCAAAAACCTAGTCAGCTAATGCGTCATATTAGAGTTCATACAGGAGAGAAGCCTTTTAAA tGTACCGTATGTAATCGCGCATTTACTCAGAAAGGTTCTTTACAAATTCATATGTGGCAACATGATGGTATCAGACCTCATATTTGTACTCTTTGCAATGCTAGATTCAGTCAGaaag gaAATCTAAATGCCCACATTTTAAGGGTACACAGTGCACCAGAAGGAGAATCCATTTATGGATGTAGTTATTGTccttgtatttttaaaaagcttGGCAGTCTTAATGGTCATATGAAAAGAATGCATTCGAATTTGCcagaa gAAACAACATCGAAATGCGAAAGTTCTACAGAGGCTGATATGCGAGCTACAGTTGATAGTGTCATATCACAGTTAGCATCCTTGGAATCTGGAATTGCTAATGTAGCAAATTCTACTCAATCTGAAACTACGactgaaaatagaaatgatattttacaGGAAGCATTAAATAATAGTGGATTGCctagtaaagagaaaaatctttctaatg AAACAATGGACTCAAAAAAAGTAGAAGCAAAAACAACATATGTTACGTTGTTAGATAGAGCTCCTGACGGCACAATGag aaaatatttaacaataaagcAGCGATGTATAGGAAATATACGATGGTATGCATGTTCTTTCTGTCACAAAGAATTTAAGAAACCATCAGATTTAATACGTCATTTAAGAGTACATACTCAAGAAAAACCATTTAAG tgTTCTTATTGCTTTCGCTCGTTTGCATTAAAATCAACAATGATTGCACACGAACGTACTCACACTGGTACAAAGAAGTATGCCTGTGGTTCGTGCGATAAAACGTTCGCGTGTCATAGTAGTCTTACCACTCATACGAG ATTACATACAAAACCGCACAAATGCACTGTATGTGATAAATCGTTTAGTTCTAGCGCTGTTTTAAAAAGTCACATGAAAAGTCATTCAAAAGGAAAATCAAATATCTCGCCAGAAGCAGAAAGTTTAGTACCACAAATCATTTTACAGGAACCATTAGTTATTAGCGATGCGGGTAATAAGATCAGTGTGGCGCATGTAcaatcaaaacaaaaacatgTTTATGATAGTGCAGATGTTGCAAGACCACACAAATGTTGGATATGTCATGCAGCATTTAGGAAAATTAGTCATTTAAAGCAACACCATCGTCGGCATACTGGAGAACGTCCTTTCAAATGTCCTAAGTGCGATAGAAGATTTACGTCTAATAGCGTTCTTAAGTCACATTTGCATACACATGATGATGCAAGACCATACAGTTGTACTGTATGTAACACTAAGTTTTCTACACAAAGCAGTATGAAGAGACATTTGGTTACTCATAGTAACAAAAGACCATTCATGTGTCCTTATTGTCATAAAACATTCAAAACTTCTGTTAATTGCAGAAAACATATGAAGATACATAAACATGAACTTGCACAAAGACAATTAGAACAacagaaaaaacaacaacaaattaAGGATGTACCAAAGACATTAAATAAGGATAAGGGAACTATTTTACCAGAGAATATAGCACTGTCAGAGGAAATGGAAGTATCATTCCAACCGCAAATGGCACCCGATTTTGCATTAGCTTTTTCTGatcaatttcaaaatataacggaaaaagaaaaaacatttttaacaaCAGACAGGACACAACCGgttattaattcaaatttatctACAAATTTACCTAcaatagaaacaaataatttaccAACATCACAAACTTTAAATACCGACGAAACAGCCACTATTACAATTCCTAATTATACAGGGGATCAATCGCTTACGCCTGAAAGTATACGTGAGATAGAAGAAACTTTCAATCAACAATTGTTTAATATTGGAATGAATCTTGGTTTGGGAAATAATCTCCCAAGACCTATAGATgatacaaatacaaatactCTTGAACAAAGGGAACAAcctgtattaaatattatttatgataataataaaaatttagagTCATCCGCAAATACAATGTTCACATCACAATTTGACTCATTTGATATTAGTCAGATTACATTACAACCTGATACTGAAATAGACATTGGACTTAATACAGAAAATTCTGAAAATATGGCAAATATTTTAACTAGATCTATACAAGAGAGACAAGAAATAAATACTATcactattgaaaataatacaaatgacAATCATATTAAAACACCAAAACAATTAATGATATTGGGACCCAAACAAACTGGATCTGAAACTGCTGTAAAACTGCCACAGTCTTGTCCAAGATATCCAAAAGTTATAGCTAAAGCAGATACAACAGATACAACAGATATCGAAATCATGAATTTAACAAATAGTACAGaaatacaaatgataaatgattgtaataaaaaacatCAAGAAAACATCGTATGTCACGAACATGGAAATAATACTTTACATTTAAA atGTGATTTAAACaacgaaaattttcaagatacATTACAATTAAATGCTCATTCAAAGTTACATTCTCCGTCAAACATCATTTATACAGATATTAATGGATGTAGCAGTCAATGTGATTCTTTACTTCAGTGTCATATATGCAGTGAACAAGGCTTTACTACAGAAGAATTAAAG GAACATTTGCAAACTCACCGCGGAATAAAGGGCTTCCAATGTACAGAATGTTCTCTTAAGTTCTGTACTAGTGGTGGACTTAGTAGacatttaaaattacataaaagtAAAGA acAATGGAAGTGTACAATCTGTCAACAAGTTTTTGTTAGCAAAGCCCAATTGAAATCTCATAACAAAATGCATGATAATAGCCTTAATGGAAGCTCGTTAGAATCAGACAaattgcaaaaagaaaatatttctattaataaaactatttctattgattctacttcaaataataaaatttcttttgatagTAAAACTCTATCAAATAAATCTGTCAAATTGGATGACAAGATTtctttaaacgataaaatggGCAATGATTCGTCAGTGTCAGAAAAAGTTCTTTTAGATACAGTagcagaaaaaaagatcatggATCAAATAGAT GGTAgtgcagaaaaaaaagaaacaaaacagtatatcaataaatgtaaatactgTCCGAAAACATTTCGCAAACCAAGCGATCTTATAAGACACATTCGAACACATACTGGCGAACGACCGTACAAGTGCGATCATTGCAGTAAAAGCTTTGCAGTGAAATGTACATTGGATTCTCATATGAAAGTTCATAGCGGCAAGAAGACGTTTTGTTGTCATGTTTGCAATAGTCTATTTGCTACAAAGGGTAGTTTAAAGGTTCATATGCGATTACATactg GTTCTAAACCATTTAGATGTTCGATTTGTGATTTAAGATTTCGAACTTCAGGTCACAGGAAAGTACATTTATTGAAACATGTGAGACAGCACAAAGGTACCActaaacgaaaacaaaagcaCATGAAAGTTTCAGCCGTAACTGAGGCAACCCTTGATTTAGAAAAGTCGATTGAAGGTGTAGTGCATTTAGTAACAACTGATAATGATGTATCTACATCATCAAATGTTGATTACTCAAACCTTGACACAATTAGCATTGATACTAATAACTTAGTCAATCAGATTAATTTGAATAACGATGCAatgatattgaataataattcaattgtgTCATTAAATGAGAATAATCAATTAGTAGCAAATTTGCATTTCTTATTAGCAAATGGATTTGTTACCATTCAAACGGATGATACTTCACCATCACCAACAACAGCTGCGGCAGCACCACCACCGCTAGTACCTATTTCTGATGCAAATATTATTCAGAATGAGACTAAATTACCAGAATTTGTTAATACTGCACCTATACAGGAATCTTATATTGACACAGGTACTAAACACGTTGTTATTACAAATGAAACATCAACAAGGGAAGCCCTTCCAACCACTCATGTTTCAACAGATTCAAATAATGATATGAGTATAACACAGTTAGAATATACAAATGCTACAACAAATAAAACACatgaaacaataaagaaacaaacaaataagaGCAATTCATCAAAACAGAGAGCATGTGATATTTGTGGAAAAACATTTATGAAGCCATATCAAGTAGAGAGACACAAACGAATTCACACAGGTGAACGTCCATTTAAGTGCGAATTATGTACAAAATCATTTGCTCAAAAGGCAACATTACAAATGCATCAGAAACATCATACAGGTGATCGACCACATGCTTGCCCATGCTGCGAATTTACTTTTTCACAAAGAGGAAATTTACGAACACATTTAAGACGTGTTCATCGATTGGATCTTATCAGTGCTAAAAAGTTGAAAACAAGTCAACAAGTTTTAAGTGCTAAactaatacaaaataatataggTGAAACAAAGATTCTAAGTTTAGATGATATTGCCTTTGTCCAGTTtgtaaaataa